One genomic window of Acidobacteriota bacterium includes the following:
- the efp gene encoding elongation factor P encodes MAVEIAADIRKGNIIEHTDGQLYVVLKAESFRPGKGTPTTTIDMRRISDGIKISNTYKTSDKVEKAYVEEVDHTYLYMEGENYVFMNSGNYEQVVVPAAMVGDGAQYLQENMTVILQMFNGEAVSVTLPARITAEIVETEPVVKGQTASGSYKPAKLDNGARIMVPAHVGVGTRVVVNTEDGSYMERAKD; translated from the coding sequence ATGGCCGTTGAAATCGCTGCGGATATCCGCAAAGGCAACATCATCGAACACACCGACGGCCAGCTTTACGTTGTGCTCAAGGCCGAATCCTTCCGTCCCGGCAAAGGTACGCCGACCACGACGATCGACATGCGCCGCATCTCGGACGGCATCAAGATCTCGAATACTTACAAGACGTCCGACAAGGTCGAGAAGGCCTATGTCGAGGAAGTCGACCACACCTACCTGTACATGGAAGGCGAGAACTACGTCTTCATGAACTCAGGCAACTATGAGCAGGTGGTCGTGCCGGCAGCCATGGTCGGCGACGGCGCCCAGTACCTTCAGGAAAACATGACGGTCATCCTGCAGATGTTCAACGGCGAGGCCGTCTCGGTCACCCTGCCCGCCCGCATCACCGCGGAAATCGTGGAAACCGAACCGGTGGTCAAAGGACAGACGGCGTCGGGTTCCTACAAGCCCGCCAAGCTCGACAACGGCGCCCGCATCATGGTGCCGGCCCACGTCGGTGTGGGCACCCGCGTTGTGGTGAACACCGAGGATGGCAGCTACATGGAACGCGCCAAGGACTGA
- a CDS encoding lysine-2,3-aminomutase-like protein, translated as MTVATLRTVADLKAAGLIAEAQAERLADVARAYAIALPEAIARRIGPGDADPLRRQYVPSAEELRVLPGEAADPIGDGRHSPLPGLVHRYRDRVLIKAASTCPVYCRFCFRREMVGPEKGDALTKAELADILAYVAAHPEIFEVILTGGDPMMLSAARARELTRSLSEIEHVKVIRWHSRMPVTRPDRITPVYADALASGGKAVFVAVHANHASEFTPEAVAACRLLASRGIALVSQSVLLRGVNDTLGALSDLMRTFLSAGIKPYYLHQLDAAPGTSHFRVPVEEGQALVRGLRDSISGLAVPHYVFDIPGGVSKASLALADVEQRGDRFEVRGSDGEFYPLAD; from the coding sequence ATGACTGTCGCCACACTCCGTACCGTCGCAGACCTGAAGGCCGCAGGCCTGATCGCCGAGGCGCAGGCCGAACGGCTGGCAGACGTGGCCCGAGCCTATGCCATCGCGCTGCCGGAAGCGATTGCGCGGCGCATCGGACCCGGCGACGCGGATCCGCTTCGCCGGCAGTATGTTCCGTCAGCAGAGGAATTGCGCGTCCTGCCGGGCGAGGCCGCCGACCCGATCGGCGACGGACGGCATTCGCCGCTGCCGGGTCTCGTGCACCGCTACCGCGACCGTGTGCTGATCAAGGCGGCGTCGACCTGCCCGGTCTACTGCCGCTTCTGCTTCCGGCGCGAAATGGTGGGCCCGGAGAAGGGCGACGCACTGACCAAGGCAGAGCTTGCCGATATCCTCGCCTATGTCGCTGCGCACCCGGAGATCTTCGAGGTCATCCTGACGGGCGGCGATCCGATGATGTTGTCCGCCGCCCGCGCGAGGGAGCTGACGCGGTCGCTTTCGGAGATCGAGCACGTCAAGGTCATCCGCTGGCATAGCCGCATGCCGGTAACCCGGCCTGACCGGATCACGCCTGTCTATGCCGACGCCCTCGCGAGCGGCGGCAAGGCGGTGTTTGTCGCCGTGCATGCAAACCATGCGAGCGAGTTCACGCCGGAGGCGGTCGCCGCCTGCCGCCTGCTGGCATCGCGGGGTATCGCGCTCGTGTCGCAGTCCGTGTTGCTGCGGGGGGTCAATGATACACTAGGCGCACTGTCGGACCTGATGCGGACCTTCCTCAGTGCCGGGATCAAACCCTATTACCTTCACCAGCTGGATGCGGCGCCTGGCACGTCGCACTTCCGCGTGCCGGTCGAGGAAGGCCAGGCGCTGGTGCGGGGGTTGCGCGACAGCATATCCGGCCTGGCCGTGCCTCATTACGTGTTCGACATTCCGGGCGGGGTCTCGAAGGCATCGCTCGCGCTGGCCGATGTCGAGCAGCGCGGCGACCGGTTCGAAGTGCGGGGCAGCGACGGCGAATTCTATCCGCTGGCGGACTGA
- a CDS encoding PAS domain-containing protein, producing the protein MHERETYYERHPDPMWVYDFDTLQFLDVNEAAIAVYGYSRAEFLAMDVREIRPAEDVPQLLEDIAEARAGRNAPRVCRHLKKSGELLFVHVVARSVDWQGRRARLVSVRDITLAVQAEQARETLLAREASLRSVAEAAAAQFERLFSAVPGNMLVLSPGDWTVLAVSDALLDAARVEKAAFLGRPLFEALPDSGETPQAVSLLQLRASLQQVIDTGEPDQPGVLYYPVPVRSGDANDAGHRLWIAVNTPVKAADGTISYVMCTLEDVTTIIAGAAARGTSFEIIEQARRAFPRHDLPYLRTTMDLRSAMARLAEQNANLRTAQRLIRMGAWKFGLETGRLVWSPEVLDMYGVAEADFGGSFDAYAALVHPDDREAMTENYRAFARSGELVFEFAHRAVRPDGKVIHVRGIGEITDAPDGRVLTGVVQDVTRQVERDNRLHLLDQSISRLNDVVLIFEAASGTAGADAPIVYVNPSFLRITGMALEDVLGQPISTVMLEAAPGVPLDVLVTAIANPVSLRSDIRLFARDGRIVPAEIDLVPVKGLTGKVTHWVAVVRDMSERDAAEALARANEERFQLLARSTHDVVWDYDLRKSQITWNDNFRKLAGNAQAPLTDAPSSWLNRLHPDDRARVIEGFYGAAASAADAWTDEYRFLRDDGNVRYVFDRGFISRDASGMAERIVGSMVDMTNQKLAEARLVQAEKLEALGQITGGVAHDFNNLLMVITGNAETLLERVEDPRERRLLELVFAAAERGRDLTGRLLAFARRIPLKPVVLELDDQVTRSAELFRRTFRSNIRIEMKLESGGARIESDPAQLELVLLNLAVNARDAMRDGGVLTFHTHVDRTGGRAQAALTISDTGDGMDDETLRRCLDPFFTTKQVGKGLGLGLSMAFGFMEQSGGTLQIASQPGRGTQVTLLFPETAKVQLPAPPPPVDAPMGRGEHILLVEDEPGVREHVERVLVSLGYRVTACESADAAIERVSEGTAFDLIFSDLIMPGTADVRELLKVARRLWPDIEMLYSSGYPRELVARDGRLATDIELLPKPYRKAELAVRLRAMLDRQAASRQRAVQSGGA; encoded by the coding sequence ATGCACGAACGAGAAACCTATTACGAGCGCCATCCGGACCCGATGTGGGTCTATGACTTCGACACGCTGCAATTCCTTGACGTGAACGAAGCGGCGATCGCCGTGTATGGCTATAGCCGCGCAGAATTCCTTGCGATGGACGTGCGCGAGATACGCCCGGCGGAAGATGTGCCCCAACTGCTGGAAGACATCGCCGAGGCGCGGGCAGGGCGAAATGCGCCGCGCGTCTGCAGGCACCTGAAGAAATCCGGCGAGCTGCTGTTCGTGCATGTCGTGGCACGCTCAGTGGACTGGCAAGGCCGGCGCGCGCGTCTTGTGTCGGTGCGCGACATCACGCTGGCGGTTCAGGCCGAGCAGGCCCGCGAGACGCTGCTGGCCCGGGAGGCGAGCCTGCGAAGTGTCGCGGAGGCCGCCGCCGCGCAGTTCGAACGCCTCTTCAGTGCGGTGCCCGGCAACATGCTGGTCCTGTCGCCGGGCGACTGGACCGTGCTGGCGGTGAGCGACGCCCTGCTCGACGCCGCGCGGGTTGAAAAAGCCGCTTTCCTTGGCCGGCCCTTGTTCGAGGCTCTGCCGGATTCCGGCGAGACGCCGCAGGCTGTTTCGTTGCTGCAACTGCGCGCCTCGCTCCAGCAGGTGATCGACACGGGCGAGCCGGACCAGCCGGGCGTGCTCTATTATCCGGTGCCGGTGCGCAGCGGTGACGCGAATGATGCGGGACACCGGCTGTGGATCGCCGTCAATACGCCTGTGAAGGCCGCCGATGGCACGATCAGCTATGTCATGTGCACGCTCGAGGATGTGACGACGATCATCGCCGGGGCGGCGGCCCGGGGCACCAGTTTCGAGATCATCGAACAGGCCCGCCGCGCATTTCCCAGACACGACCTGCCTTACCTTCGCACCACCATGGACCTGCGGTCGGCCATGGCGCGCCTTGCCGAGCAGAATGCCAACCTGCGCACCGCGCAGCGGCTGATCCGCATGGGCGCCTGGAAGTTCGGTCTCGAGACCGGACGTCTGGTCTGGTCGCCTGAAGTGCTCGACATGTACGGCGTCGCGGAAGCCGACTTCGGCGGCTCGTTCGATGCCTACGCGGCGCTGGTCCATCCTGACGACCGCGAAGCGATGACCGAGAATTACCGGGCCTTCGCGCGGTCCGGGGAGCTTGTGTTCGAATTTGCCCACCGCGCGGTACGGCCCGATGGGAAGGTGATCCACGTGCGCGGGATCGGAGAGATCACGGACGCGCCGGATGGGCGTGTGTTGACGGGCGTTGTCCAGGACGTCACACGCCAGGTCGAACGCGACAACCGGCTGCACCTGCTCGACCAGTCGATCAGCCGGCTGAACGATGTCGTGCTGATATTCGAGGCCGCGTCCGGGACCGCCGGCGCCGACGCGCCGATCGTGTACGTCAACCCATCCTTCCTGCGGATCACCGGCATGGCGCTCGAGGATGTGCTCGGCCAGCCGATATCGACCGTGATGCTGGAAGCGGCGCCCGGGGTGCCGCTGGATGTGCTGGTGACGGCGATCGCGAACCCGGTTTCGCTGCGCTCGGACATCCGTCTGTTTGCACGCGACGGGCGGATCGTTCCGGCAGAAATCGACCTGGTGCCGGTGAAGGGCCTCACCGGCAAGGTCACCCACTGGGTGGCTGTGGTGCGCGACATGTCCGAGCGGGACGCGGCCGAAGCGTTGGCGCGCGCCAATGAAGAGCGATTCCAGTTGCTCGCCCGCTCCACCCATGACGTTGTCTGGGACTATGACTTGCGCAAGTCGCAGATCACCTGGAACGACAACTTCCGAAAGCTGGCGGGCAACGCGCAGGCGCCGCTGACGGATGCTCCCTCGTCCTGGCTGAACCGTCTGCATCCGGATGACCGGGCCCGTGTGATCGAAGGATTCTATGGCGCGGCCGCCTCGGCCGCAGACGCCTGGACGGATGAGTACCGGTTCCTGCGGGATGACGGCAATGTGCGCTATGTGTTTGATCGGGGCTTCATCTCGCGGGACGCCAGCGGTATGGCCGAACGGATCGTGGGCAGCATGGTTGACATGACCAACCAGAAGCTGGCGGAGGCCCGCCTGGTGCAGGCCGAGAAGCTGGAAGCGCTCGGCCAGATCACCGGCGGCGTCGCGCATGATTTCAACAATCTCCTGATGGTGATTACCGGAAATGCCGAGACCTTGCTGGAGCGCGTGGAAGATCCCCGCGAGCGGCGCCTGCTGGAGCTCGTCTTCGCCGCCGCCGAACGGGGCAGGGACCTGACCGGCCGGCTGCTTGCCTTTGCGCGGCGTATCCCGCTGAAGCCGGTCGTACTCGAACTGGATGATCAGGTCACGCGCAGCGCGGAACTGTTCCGGCGAACCTTCCGGTCGAACATCCGTATCGAGATGAAACTTGAATCAGGTGGAGCCCGGATCGAGAGCGACCCGGCCCAGCTTGAACTGGTCCTGCTAAATCTCGCCGTGAATGCGCGCGACGCCATGCGCGACGGCGGTGTGTTGACGTTCCACACGCATGTCGACCGGACCGGCGGGCGGGCGCAGGCGGCGCTGACAATATCGGACACGGGCGACGGCATGGATGACGAGACGCTGCGCCGCTGCCTCGATCCGTTCTTCACGACGAAACAGGTGGGCAAGGGGCTTGGGCTCGGCCTCAGCATGGCTTTCGGCTTCATGGAGCAATCCGGCGGCACCTTGCAGATTGCTTCCCAGCCGGGCCGCGGTACGCAGGTGACATTGTTGTTCCCGGAGACAGCCAAGGTGCAGTTGCCTGCGCCGCCGCCGCCGGTCGATGCGCCCATGGGGCGCGGCGAGCATATCCTGCTCGTTGAAGATGAGCCAGGTGTGCGCGAGCATGTCGAGCGTGTGCTCGTTTCGCTCGGCTACCGCGTGACCGCGTGCGAGAGCGCGGACGCTGCGATTGAACGCGTGAGCGAAGGGACCGCGTTCGACCTGATCTTTTCAGACCTCATCATGCCCGGGACGGCGGACGTGCGCGAGCTTCTGAAGGTGGCGCGGCGCCTGTGGCCCGACATCGAGATGCTGTATTCTTCAGGGTATCCGCGCGAACTCGTGGCGCGCGACGGGCGCCTTGCGACCGATATTGAGCTCCTGCCGAAGCCCTACCGGAAGGCCGAGCTCGCCGTACGGCTGCGCGCGATGCTTGACCGTCAGGCCGCTTCCCGCCAGCGCGCGGTTCAGAGCGGCGGCGCCTGA
- a CDS encoding PilZ domain-containing protein: METNVFPIQYEQTWASVCPALANFPPSAAQLRILNHAGAMIYSKEARRPPPQSSTRIPNQARRMSDHEPDANRRTPRQRALKGARIICAGDKTYDVTIRDISEGGVRLKLGSPFVVPESFVLVILNPNTGKSEKRTCETRWQRGDQVGAQFVAPGPEKPSAPITPVNLRRTAGPG, translated from the coding sequence GTGGAAACCAACGTGTTTCCGATCCAATACGAACAGACTTGGGCCAGCGTCTGCCCGGCGCTGGCCAACTTTCCGCCGTCTGCTGCCCAACTACGTATTCTTAACCACGCAGGCGCAATGATTTACTCTAAGGAAGCGCGCCGGCCCCCGCCTCAATCTTCGACGCGCATCCCGAACCAGGCCAGACGGATGTCCGATCACGAGCCAGACGCCAATCGCCGAACGCCGCGCCAGCGCGCGCTGAAGGGCGCACGGATCATCTGCGCGGGCGACAAGACCTATGACGTCACCATCCGCGATATTTCCGAAGGTGGCGTCCGGTTGAAGCTTGGCTCACCCTTTGTGGTCCCGGAGAGCTTCGTCCTTGTCATTCTCAATCCGAACACTGGCAAGTCTGAAAAGCGCACCTGTGAGACCCGGTGGCAACGGGGCGACCAGGTTGGCGCACAATTCGTCGCTCCCGGCCCCGAAAAGCCATCCGCGCCGATCACCCCTGTAAACCTGCGCCGCACGGCCGGTCCAGGCTGA
- a CDS encoding P1 family peptidase: MAKPGSRNLITDVPGIRVGQAEDAGVRSGVTVILPDRMSVCAVAVAGGGPGTRETDLLGGGRLVGAADAICLAGGSAFGLAAADGVMAGLKAEGRGFALVPRPGVPATPIVPAAILYDLANGGNKEWGETSPYAALGRRAFNATSDTFRLGRAGAGTGARAGLAPGGTGSASIVTSDGFTVGALAAVNSFGSVRMPGSEAFWAWPYEIAGEFGGARPDTSAAFDAEDWGAAKSNPSPRENTTIACIATDAELTRDECERVAQMALAGMARAIRPVFAPTDGDVVFVMSTARRALDTPRALQVARLGELAAGTLARSIARGVFEAERQEGAA; the protein is encoded by the coding sequence ATGGCAAAGCCGGGGTCGCGCAACCTCATAACAGATGTTCCGGGCATTCGGGTCGGCCAGGCCGAGGATGCCGGCGTGCGCAGCGGCGTGACCGTCATCCTGCCGGACCGGATGAGCGTGTGCGCTGTGGCGGTGGCCGGCGGCGGGCCGGGAACGCGCGAAACCGACCTGCTGGGGGGCGGGCGGCTCGTCGGGGCGGCGGACGCGATCTGCCTGGCCGGGGGCAGTGCTTTCGGGCTCGCGGCGGCTGACGGCGTGATGGCGGGGCTGAAGGCAGAAGGGCGCGGGTTCGCGCTGGTGCCGCGGCCCGGCGTGCCGGCGACGCCGATCGTGCCGGCCGCGATCCTGTACGACCTTGCCAATGGCGGCAACAAGGAATGGGGCGAGACGTCGCCTTATGCGGCGCTGGGGCGAAGGGCGTTCAATGCGACCTCCGATACCTTTCGGCTGGGACGTGCCGGCGCAGGCACGGGCGCGCGCGCTGGCCTTGCGCCCGGCGGAACGGGGTCGGCCAGCATCGTGACCTCGGATGGGTTCACGGTGGGCGCGCTTGCCGCCGTCAATTCTTTCGGTTCGGTGCGGATGCCGGGCAGCGAGGCTTTCTGGGCCTGGCCCTACGAGATTGCAGGTGAGTTCGGCGGGGCGCGACCGGACACGTCGGCCGCCTTCGACGCCGAGGATTGGGGCGCCGCCAAGTCCAATCCTTCGCCGAGGGAGAATACCACGATTGCCTGTATCGCCACCGACGCCGAGCTGACGCGCGACGAGTGCGAACGTGTCGCCCAGATGGCGCTGGCCGGCATGGCGCGGGCGATCCGCCCGGTTTTCGCGCCGACGGATGGCGACGTGGTCTTCGTGATGTCGACCGCGCGGCGCGCACTCGATACGCCGCGTGCGCTTCAGGTTGCGCGGCTTGGTGAGCTGGCCGCCGGCACACTGGCGCGCAGCATTGCGCGCGGCGTGTTCGAGGCCGAGCGGCAGGAGGGGGCGGCATGA
- a CDS encoding response regulator transcription factor, translated as MQIFLVEDDADLIETIQLGWPDHQDHIEAFKDFASFKPVLFSGGLSAADCVILDMKLPDASGTQIIAEIRRLSDIPIIVLSGWGETEFRADLINRGIDDYVLKPLSLKELHARVARLVRRTAAPAAEDLAPTHISSITFDKSRRMLRLGAGQIDLTHAEFLLLGALVDAGGCVVAREELYLKAFGRSYREGEKVLETYISRLRSKLAQLEASAGDTVQTARGAGYRLIAQAPPL; from the coding sequence TTGCAGATATTCCTCGTAGAAGACGACGCAGACCTGATCGAAACCATCCAGCTTGGCTGGCCGGATCACCAAGACCATATCGAAGCTTTCAAGGATTTCGCCAGTTTCAAGCCCGTGCTGTTTTCGGGCGGGCTGTCTGCGGCAGACTGCGTGATCCTCGACATGAAACTGCCTGACGCGTCGGGCACGCAGATCATCGCCGAGATCCGCCGCCTCAGCGACATCCCGATCATCGTATTGTCCGGCTGGGGCGAAACCGAATTTCGCGCCGACCTGATCAATCGCGGCATCGACGACTATGTTCTCAAGCCGCTCAGTCTCAAGGAACTGCACGCCCGCGTCGCGCGGCTAGTGCGCCGCACGGCAGCTCCGGCCGCGGAGGACCTCGCGCCGACGCATATCAGCTCCATCACCTTCGACAAGTCGCGCCGCATGCTGCGCCTCGGCGCCGGCCAGATTGACCTGACCCACGCCGAATTCCTGTTGCTGGGCGCGCTCGTTGACGCTGGCGGCTGCGTGGTCGCACGCGAGGAGCTATACCTGAAAGCGTTCGGCCGATCTTACCGTGAAGGCGAGAAAGTGCTCGAGACCTATATCAGCCGCCTGCGGAGCAAGCTGGCTCAGCTGGAAGCATCGGCCGGCGACACGGTCCAGACCGCACGCGGCGCCGGCTACCGCCTCATCGCTCAGGCGCCGCCGCTCTGA
- the genX gene encoding EF-P lysine aminoacylase GenX: MTPDNPPWWSPAAHARRRPFLQARGAVKASMRAWFASEGFTETECGQLQRSPGNEAHLHAFETRFVAENGGATPLYLHTSPEFAMKKLLAAGETRIFDFARAFRNRETGPRHSPEFTMLEWYRAGEGIEEVMRDAARLCQLAAEAAGTRTLIWKGACCDPFAAPEFLTVAEAFVRYAGIDLEPLLDDSAGLAAKARTAGVNTPDGASWTDVYSAVLVTRIEPKLGQGRLTFLHRYPASEAALSRPDPDDPRYAERFELYACGVELANGYRELTDAAMLRARQAYEMDLKEDVYGERYPLDEAFIAAVAAMPEASGVALGFDRLVMLATGAAQISDVLWTPPPVEERA; this comes from the coding sequence ATGACCCCCGACAACCCGCCCTGGTGGTCGCCCGCTGCCCATGCCCGTCGCCGCCCCTTCCTGCAGGCACGCGGTGCGGTCAAGGCATCGATGCGCGCCTGGTTCGCGTCAGAAGGCTTCACCGAGACGGAATGTGGCCAGCTGCAGCGCTCACCGGGCAATGAAGCGCACCTGCACGCCTTTGAAACGCGGTTTGTGGCCGAGAACGGCGGGGCGACGCCGCTTTACCTGCACACCTCGCCCGAATTTGCGATGAAGAAGCTGCTCGCCGCCGGTGAGACGCGCATTTTCGACTTCGCCCGTGCTTTCCGGAACCGCGAGACCGGGCCGCGTCATTCGCCCGAATTCACGATGCTGGAATGGTACCGGGCAGGCGAAGGCATCGAGGAGGTCATGCGGGATGCGGCACGGCTGTGCCAGCTCGCTGCGGAGGCCGCAGGAACCCGCACGCTTATCTGGAAAGGCGCCTGCTGTGACCCGTTTGCGGCGCCGGAATTCCTGACGGTGGCGGAGGCCTTTGTGCGCTACGCCGGCATCGATCTCGAGCCTTTGCTGGACGATTCGGCCGGCCTTGCAGCCAAGGCACGGACGGCCGGCGTGAATACGCCGGACGGCGCGAGCTGGACGGACGTCTATTCCGCTGTTCTCGTGACGCGGATCGAGCCGAAGCTCGGGCAGGGGCGGCTGACCTTCCTCCACCGATACCCGGCCAGCGAGGCGGCGCTGTCCCGTCCGGACCCGGACGATCCGCGCTACGCCGAGCGGTTCGAGCTCTATGCCTGTGGGGTCGAACTCGCGAACGGCTATCGCGAACTGACCGACGCGGCCATGCTGCGAGCGCGCCAGGCGTACGAGATGGACTTGAAAGAGGATGTCTACGGCGAGCGCTATCCGCTCGACGAGGCGTTCATTGCTGCGGTGGCCGCTATGCCGGAGGCAAGCGGCGTGGCGCTCGGGTTCGACCGGCTGGTGATGCTGGCGACGGGGGCCGCGCAGATTTCGGATGTCCTCTGGACGCCGCCTCCTGTAGAGGAGCGGGCATGA
- a CDS encoding serine protease, translated as MIRVLRYFALGAAGAAILAGCMVAGRDADVADWPGMVSIQTVSGRTVYHECGGTLVTPDWVLTAAHCAEDMQVDADGRAAQYARAADGRWTRQGAVAVAIGLGDLRTIPPGSVLPVSRVVIHPGYKAGAPERGNDLALLKLARPSTAPAMPLDMRGDAAGRLFEPYADLLAAGYGRKGEGAQGEGGTTRSGRQVAAGSLILQEGYVPPVEMQECAQRIRAGLEREGLGETFRGVTVDAATQLCAGDGGTDACQGDSGGPLVLRTANGPVQVGVVSWGLGCARPENPGVYARVSAYAGWISRETGLAPPSGASEAPRPAEMPEVSGTDPGETPPESPAGADETPG; from the coding sequence ATGATCCGTGTGCTGAGATATTTTGCGCTGGGAGCTGCGGGCGCTGCGATACTGGCCGGGTGCATGGTCGCAGGCCGCGACGCGGATGTGGCGGACTGGCCCGGCATGGTGTCGATCCAGACGGTCTCCGGCCGCACCGTCTACCATGAATGCGGCGGCACGCTGGTGACGCCGGACTGGGTGCTGACGGCTGCGCACTGCGCCGAGGACATGCAGGTGGACGCCGACGGACGCGCCGCCCAGTATGCGCGCGCCGCCGACGGGCGCTGGACGCGGCAGGGCGCCGTCGCGGTGGCGATCGGGCTTGGCGACCTGCGCACGATCCCGCCGGGTAGTGTACTGCCTGTCAGCCGCGTCGTGATCCATCCCGGCTACAAGGCGGGCGCGCCGGAGCGAGGCAATGATCTCGCCCTGCTGAAACTCGCCCGGCCCTCCACGGCGCCGGCGATGCCGCTCGATATGCGCGGCGACGCTGCGGGGCGCCTGTTCGAACCCTACGCCGACTTGCTGGCGGCCGGGTATGGCCGCAAGGGCGAGGGCGCGCAGGGGGAAGGGGGCACCACCCGGTCCGGCCGGCAGGTCGCGGCGGGCTCGCTGATCCTGCAGGAAGGCTATGTGCCGCCGGTCGAGATGCAGGAGTGTGCGCAGCGCATCCGGGCGGGCCTGGAACGCGAGGGGCTTGGAGAGACGTTCCGCGGGGTCACGGTGGATGCAGCGACGCAACTCTGCGCCGGCGATGGCGGCACGGATGCCTGCCAAGGCGACAGCGGTGGCCCGCTGGTGCTGCGCACCGCGAACGGCCCGGTGCAGGTGGGCGTGGTGAGCTGGGGGCTCGGCTGCGCGCGGCCGGAAAATCCGGGCGTTTACGCGCGCGTGTCGGCCTATGCCGGATGGATCAGCCGAGAGACGGGCCTTGCCCCGCCGTCGGGGGCGTCTGAAGCGCCCCGGCCGGCCGAAATGCCTGAAGTTTCAGGCACTGATCCCGGCGAGACCCCGCCGGAATCGCCTGCCGGCGCAGACGAAACGCCGGGCTGA